aataaagtaagaaaaattGTTCAGATAGGAGATTATACCATACGACATTCAGCGAATACATGATTAAACTATTGCGATTAGTCCAGATCATCCACAATCTATTTGCAACATCCTCCTAATCATGCTTGTAAATGCTGCGTAACCAAATTTCGCCCAACAATAATAATCAAGTATCTTGCAAGATCAAAGAGACTAAACAATTTTCTAGAATTTAGGACGCTAAAAAAACAAGTCTACAAATTTTTCCGAGAGAAAAATAGAAATCAAAACATGCTATAGACCAAGCTTTTATTACCAACAGATAATATACGTAGAGGGAGGTATAGAAGAAATACTAGTTTGGGATATGAGCCGGGTTCATCCAATATTATGCTGCTGTTTGTTGTTTCAAAACCTGCACAGGAACTTGATGACCTGTGCACGAAATAAAGTCACCTCGGGAGGTGCACCCAAGGAGCTTCgtctccaacttcttcttcctGCTGCTTGCACAAGCTCTCTTCTCTCAACTATCAACCCTCTATTTTCTAAAATCTTAACCAAACCTCACAAATAGGTAGTCAAAATTTACAGAAAATTAAGAGGAACTCAGatccaacaaaatattaaaactctGGACCTCGCCAGAGCCGGAAAACCCTCCGGGAAAAAACTCTCACCAAAAATCTTTGCAAGAaaggttcaaaatttttttttcaataatcaTCGTCCCCTTCATAAAACCTTGTAGGTTATTTATATCCTAATTACATCCAAGAATAACCAAAAAAATCTCAACTAGAGATTtatctaaaagaaaaataaccGAAAAAATCTTAACTAGAGATTTATCTAAAAggaaaatataacaaatattcctaacaagaaaatcttaaaaataacaGAGTAAATCAAGAATAATCTTCAGATCCATATAGCGGGTTCGGGTGCCAACTTGCGTCGCCTTCATTGATAGACCTGAAACTCGGGCGATGAGACGGGTCGGGTTCGGTCTNGGAGCAGCGCCTCAAGGATCCACGTTTCCAAGCTTCGTCTTCAACCTCTTCTCTCAGCTGCTTGCACAAGCTCTCCTCTCTACTCTCAACCTCTCTATTTTCTCAAATCTTACTCAATTCTCACAAATAAGTAGTCAAAATTTGCAGAAAATTAAGAGGAACTCAGatccaacaaaatattaaaactctGGACCTCGCCAGAACCGGAAAACCATCCGGGAAAAACTCTCACCAAAAATCTTTGCAGGAaaggttcaaaatttttattcaataatCATCGTCCCCTTTTCATAAAACCTTGTAGGTTATTTATATCCTAATTACATCCGAGAATAACGAAAAAAATCTCAACTAGAGATTTATCTAAAAGGAAAATAaccaaaaaattttaactacAGATTtatctaaaagaaaaatataacaaatattcctaacaagaaaatcttaaaataacagagtaaatcaaaaataattttcagatCCATATAGCGGGTTCGGGTGTCAACTTGCTCTGCCTTCGCTGATAGACCTGAAACTTGGGCCATGAGACGGGTCGGGTTCGGTCTGCATCATCTCTCCCCGGCTTGGAAAAATCCGACTCTGACGGATTATGGCTGATGTAGTCCTCATAGAGATCTGGAGCAATGTCTCTAAGCTCGTGTTCCGGTATCCATGTCACTTCTTCATCTGGTCGGGATGCCCACTTTACCATAAAGCTACGCGAATCTCCTGATCGTGTAATAACAACTCGGTCGTCGAGAACCTGTTcgatttcttctttctttctcggTATGGGAGGGATTGGAAGTGGAGGAGGAGGTTGACGTGGAGATATATTTATGGAGATGGGATTCTCAATGGAAAGAGGCTCATGGTAGTGGCTCAGATCCTCGATATTGACCATTGAGTTAAACCCGATATTAGCAGGCAAATCCAAGACATAAGCATTTGGATTCAGTTGTTTCAAGATTTTGAATGGACCCAAATTTCTTGCATGTAGCTTTTTCACTGTACCGCTGCGAAATCGTTCTGGTCGAACCCTTACCATAACCATATCTCCTTCTTTAAAATTTCCTTTACGCCGACGTTCATTTGCTTTATTTGCGTAAATctcagtttttaaaataattgctcGTCTTATTTTATCATGCAATTCTTTTATATGTTGAACAAAGGCTTCAGCATGTTGGCTTGACCTATAGTCTACAGGTAACGGAATTAGGTCAATGGGTGTCCTAGGGTTGTAACCAGTGACAATCTCAAACGGACTCATTCCAGTGGTGCGATTAACTGAATTATTATAGGCAAATTCGGCCATAGGTAAAACGCTATCCCAGTTCCTAGTGTGATCACCCACTAGACAACGTAATAAATCTCCTAGGCTTCGATTAACAACCTCAGTTTGGCCATCTGTTTGTGGGTGATATGGTGAAGAAAATTGTAATTTAGTGTTCATTAATTTCCACATTGTCTTCCAAAAATAACTCACAAACCGCACATCTCTATCACTCACAATAGTCTTTGGTAGTCCATGCAATTTTATGACGTGATCAACAAAAAGCTTCGCTACATGGGTGGCGTCAGAAGTCTTCCTACATGGTATAAAATGTGCCATTTTTGAAAACCTATCAACCACAACTAAAATCGAATCGTGACCTCGAATGGTTTTAGGAAGTCCTAGAACAAAGTCCATGCTAAGATCTTGCCAGGGGGCGTGAGGTATAGGTAAAGGTGTATATAATCCAATATTTTTTCGCTTTCCTTTACCGGTCTGACATATACCACACTGGGCAACAACACGTGCAACATCTCGTTTAAGACTTGGCCAAAAGAAACGATCCTCTACCAAAATAATGGTCTTATCCCTACCAAAATGCCCTGCTAAACCTCCAGAATGCAATTCCCAAATCATGAAATCTCTCAATGAACCTTGGGGAACACACAAACGTCTACCCTTAAATAAATATCCATCATGAATAACAAAATCAGGGTTATCATGCAATCCATCAAGAATATTCTTATAAGTCTCACCAAAATCTGGACACGTGGGATATTCGTCTTTAACTCGATCAAACCCTATGACTTGTGTTCCTACAGCATGCAAAGTCATGATAACACGACTAAGAGCATCGGCAGCTCTGTTTTCGATACCAGCAACATGCTTAAGAACATAGGTATATTCCTCAAGAAACGCAACCCACTTGGCATGCCgtgaatttaatttcttttgcgACTTAAGATAGCTAAGGGCTTGATGGTCCGAAAGTAAAACAAACTCCTTAGGTAATAAATAATGTCGCCAATATCGTAGGGCTTGCACAATTGCATACAATTCCTTGTCGTACGTGGAGTATTTCATCTTTGCCTCATTCAATTTTTCGCTAAAATAAGCAATTGGATGACCTTCTTGACTCAAGATTCCACCTATTCCTACTCCAGATGCATCGCACGAAACCTCAAAGATCTTCTCAAAATCAGGTAATCTCAAAACAGGTGGATTAGCCATTCGTTCCTTAATTTCATTAAATGCCTTACTTGCACCCTTGGTCTATGTGAATTCTCCCTTTTTCATGCAATTTGTAATTGGAGCCATAATGGTACTAAAACCTCTAATGAATCTTCGGTAGACTATGAAAACTTCTAACATCATGAATATTTTGCGATTGGGGCCACTGTTGGATTGCTTTGACCTTATCGGGATCAGCTGACACTCCATTTACAGATACTACAAAGCCTAAGAAAACAACCTTAGGTTGCATGAAAACACATTTCTTGGTATTGATGTAAAGCTTTTCTCTCCTAAGAGTGTCTAAAACTTGCCTAAGGTGACTTAGGTGTTCATCTTCGGTCTTACTATAAATCAGAATATCGTTGAAATAGACTACAAGGAATTTTCCTATGAAAGGTCGAAGCACTTGATTCATGACTCGCATGAAGGTACttggggcattcgtcaatccgaATGGCATGACCAACCATTCGTACAAACCTTCCTTCGTTTTAAAGGCAGTTTTCCACTCATCTCCTTGTCTAATTCTTATTTGATGATACCCGCTTCTAAGATCAATTTTTGTAAAGATTATGGATCCAGCCATCATATCAAGCATATAATCCAATCGAGGAATCGAAAATCTATACTTAATAGTGATCTTGTTGATGGCTCGACTATCGATGCACATTCGTCAAGTTCCATCCTTCCTAGGAGTAAGGAGTGCCGGGACTGCACAAGGACTCATACTCTCCCTAATGAAACCTTTTCTAACCAAGTCCTCTACTTGACGTTTTAATTCACCATGCTCCTTAGGGTTCATCCTATAATGTGGCAGGTTTGGCAATGATGATCCAGGCACCAAATCTATCGCATGTTGAATATCTCTCATGGGTGGCAGCTCATCAGGTAACTCGTCTGGGGTCAAATCAGAATAGTCAGATAATAGGTTTCGAAGGTTCAATGGCAGATCAGGTTCAAGGGAAGGCTTCTCTACCTCTCGAACAACTAATGCGTAAACAACGGCAGAACTAGCCTCCATACAAAATTGCTTCTTGTTCAAGAAATAAAGCGGTCTAGTTTGCTCTACCAACCTATTTTCCTTAGATATGGTTGGTCCATTACGTGCATTAGATTGGCTGGTCGAATACTGAATCGGCTTAGGTCGGTGAGGTCTTAGCACGATCTTTTTCTTATCATGAGTGAAGGTGTATGTGTTTTGACGGCCATAATGTGTAACATCATGATCATACCACCATGGTCGTCCCAAAAGAATGTGTCCGACATCCATCGGGAGGACATCACACCATACTTGATCCCTATATGTAGCAAAGTTGAGAGGGACCAAATATCGCTCAGTGACAGGTATCGTAGTCTTATCTACCCAAGCAACTCTAATGGGATTTGGATGTGGTTCAGGGGTCAACTTCATTCGGTCAAGGGCTGTTTTGGCTACCACATTCATGCAACTGCCGCCATCAATAACGACCTTGCATACCTTATCCCCGCACTTGGTATAAGTGTGGAAGATAGCAGTGCGTCGCTAGTCACCCTCATCCTCCTTCGTGGTAAGAACACAACGGACGACTTGTAGTGGAATGGTGTCGTCTAGGTCATCTACGTATGCGCTCTCATCCTCGTCACTTGGATACTCCTCAGTCTCATGCACTACTTCctctaaatca
This genomic interval from Ananas comosus cultivar F153 linkage group 8, ASM154086v1, whole genome shotgun sequence contains the following:
- the LOC109714604 gene encoding uncharacterized protein LOC109714604, coding for MKLTPEPHPNPIRVAWVDKTTIPVTERYLVPLNFATYRDQVWCDVLPMDVGHILLGRPWWYDHDVTHYGRQNTYTFTHDKKKIVLRPHRPKPIQYSTSQSNARNGPTISKENRLVEQTRPLYFLNKKQFCMEASSAVVYALVVREVEKPSLEPDLPLNLRNLLSDYSDLTPDELPDELPPMRDIQHAIDLVPGSSLPNLPHYRMNPKEHGELKRQVEDLVRKGFIRESMSPCAVPALLTPRKDGT